One window from the genome of Spirosoma rhododendri encodes:
- a CDS encoding DUF4293 domain-containing protein — MIQRVQSIFLVLITICMVVALANPIWVKMGRQSPEIAQLTALEYSQQQVVAPQAGLPQQLAPATAVTPVWYLALLIAIVGVISLYAVFQYRNRLTQTALCAVNAIMLTAIMGIVLYRTLYMGKSYGNPGDQGDYLPGFYALIAALIFNALANRFIRRDEKLVRGSDRLR, encoded by the coding sequence ATGATTCAACGCGTTCAAAGCATATTTTTAGTACTAATCACCATTTGTATGGTTGTGGCACTGGCGAACCCAATCTGGGTAAAGATGGGCAGGCAGTCGCCAGAAATAGCCCAGCTAACGGCGCTGGAGTACAGTCAGCAGCAAGTCGTAGCTCCGCAGGCGGGGTTGCCTCAGCAGCTGGCGCCTGCTACAGCCGTTACACCGGTCTGGTATCTGGCTCTGCTGATTGCTATTGTCGGTGTGATATCGCTGTATGCCGTCTTTCAATACCGGAATCGCCTGACGCAAACGGCTCTGTGTGCCGTCAACGCCATTATGCTGACGGCTATCATGGGTATTGTGCTGTACCGTACGCTTTACATGGGTAAGAGTTACGGTAACCCCGGCGATCAGGGCGATTACCTGCCGGGATTCTATGCGCTGATTGCTGCGTTGATCTTCAATGCGCTGGCGAACCGCTTTATCCGGCGCGACGAAAAGCTGGTGCGCGGCTCCGACCGCCTGCGGTAA
- a CDS encoding M13 family metallopeptidase, whose protein sequence is MAHVIVPPVKKNAAVAPSAPRKFIDPQNMDTSVRPGDNFYLYANGNWLKKNEIPASKTSWGSFNELRDKSVGAMKTLLEDAAKTTTKGRLYQMVGDFYTSGMDTATIDQRGFEPIKPELARIDKVNNKDAFFDELAYQRMQGNGMLFGFGITQDRKNVTKYLPSFGQGGTSLPDRDYYLKNDSRSQKVRDAYRDNVTKMFGLIGEEPTQASQDADVVLRLETALAKAQMARVEMRDPYKTYNKLTVANFSQQTPGINWADQLVKFGVKGQDTVLVQSPAFYKSLDSLVTATPIEDLRTYMRWNIIKDGAPYLSDAFFKQNFAFSRVLTGQKVQTPRWERISGLIDGSLGDLLGQLYVQTYFKPEAKQRMLALVDNLEASYKEHIKNLDWMSEETKKRALNKLTSFKRKIGYPDKWKNYDGVTVTRNDFYGNVKSVSKWRYNYMINRLGKPVDKTEWSMTPPTVNAYYSPVNNEIAFPAAILQFPFFDFDADDAVNYGGIGAVIGHEMTHGFDDSGRQYDADGTLRDWWTKDDADNFKKRADQVKEQFFGFKVLDTLKVNGQLTLGENLADLGGLAIAYDAFKKTAQGKSMGKKAAIDGFTPDQRFFLSWAQVWRVNMLPETQAQQILTDPHAPGMYRCNGPLSNIDAWYQAFNVQSGNTMYKKPEDRIKVW, encoded by the coding sequence ATGGCTCATGTGATCGTGCCACCAGTCAAGAAAAACGCTGCTGTGGCCCCATCAGCCCCCCGAAAATTCATTGACCCGCAGAACATGGATACGTCCGTCAGGCCGGGCGACAACTTTTATCTGTACGCCAATGGCAACTGGCTGAAGAAGAATGAAATTCCGGCGTCGAAAACGTCGTGGGGGAGTTTCAATGAGCTGCGCGACAAAAGCGTGGGTGCCATGAAAACGCTGCTGGAAGATGCGGCCAAAACAACCACGAAAGGACGACTCTACCAGATGGTTGGCGATTTCTACACCAGTGGTATGGACACGGCCACTATCGATCAGCGGGGCTTCGAGCCGATTAAACCGGAGTTGGCCCGCATCGACAAGGTCAACAACAAAGACGCATTCTTCGACGAACTGGCTTATCAGCGGATGCAGGGTAACGGCATGCTGTTTGGCTTCGGTATCACGCAGGATCGCAAGAACGTCACCAAATACCTACCGTCGTTTGGGCAGGGCGGCACTTCGCTCCCCGACCGCGATTACTACCTGAAAAACGATAGCCGTAGTCAGAAAGTCCGCGATGCTTACCGGGACAATGTCACGAAAATGTTTGGCCTGATCGGGGAAGAACCGACCCAGGCATCGCAGGATGCCGACGTCGTGCTGCGGCTGGAGACAGCACTGGCAAAGGCACAGATGGCGCGGGTTGAGATGCGTGATCCGTACAAGACATACAACAAACTGACGGTAGCCAACTTCAGCCAGCAGACGCCCGGCATCAACTGGGCCGATCAACTGGTGAAGTTTGGGGTTAAAGGTCAGGATACGGTGTTAGTGCAGAGCCCGGCGTTTTACAAATCGCTCGACAGTCTGGTAACCGCCACACCTATCGAAGACCTGCGCACGTACATGCGCTGGAACATCATAAAAGACGGTGCACCCTACCTGAGCGATGCATTCTTTAAACAGAACTTTGCCTTCTCCCGCGTTCTGACGGGACAAAAGGTGCAGACCCCCCGTTGGGAACGCATCAGTGGCCTGATCGATGGGTCGTTGGGCGACTTACTCGGGCAGCTCTACGTACAGACCTACTTCAAGCCGGAAGCCAAGCAGCGCATGCTGGCCCTGGTTGATAACCTTGAAGCTTCTTACAAAGAGCACATCAAAAACCTCGACTGGATGAGCGAAGAAACCAAGAAGCGGGCGCTCAACAAACTGACGTCGTTCAAGCGCAAAATTGGGTATCCAGACAAGTGGAAGAACTACGACGGCGTAACGGTAACCCGCAACGACTTCTATGGTAACGTAAAGTCGGTCAGCAAATGGCGTTACAATTACATGATCAACCGCCTGGGTAAGCCCGTCGACAAAACGGAATGGAGCATGACCCCGCCAACGGTAAATGCTTATTACAGCCCCGTCAACAACGAGATCGCTTTTCCTGCGGCTATCCTCCAGTTTCCCTTCTTCGACTTCGATGCTGATGATGCGGTTAACTACGGCGGTATAGGAGCCGTAATCGGCCACGAAATGACCCACGGCTTCGACGATTCCGGTCGTCAGTACGATGCCGACGGTACACTGCGCGACTGGTGGACAAAAGATGACGCTGATAATTTCAAGAAGCGGGCCGATCAGGTAAAAGAGCAGTTCTTTGGCTTCAAAGTGCTTGATACACTCAAAGTCAACGGCCAACTGACACTGGGCGAAAACTTGGCTGACCTTGGTGGGCTGGCTATTGCTTACGATGCATTCAAGAAAACCGCGCAGGGTAAATCGATGGGTAAAAAGGCCGCTATAGATGGCTTTACCCCCGATCAACGGTTTTTCCTGTCGTGGGCACAGGTGTGGCGGGTAAACATGCTCCCTGAAACGCAGGCGCAGCAAATTCTTACCGACCCGCACGCACCGGGTATGTACCGTTGTAATGGTCCACTCTCGAACATCGATGCGTGGTACCAGGCGTTCAACGTGCAGTCTGGCAACACGATGTACAAAAAGCCTGAAGACCGTATTAAAGTGTGGTAG
- a CDS encoding phosphatase PAP2 family protein: MLIRLIRSNYQFFLPYAVLLLVVGVLQLTRSQEQLMQWVNVRNTLTADEIFPYATYLGDGVFFVFVCLLLAINNRRIGAMAFASFALSSLVSLFLKLVVFPQSVRPLKMFEHSTYQYHIIKGLDIHSYNSFPSGHTTSAFALFGMMALIDERKGRGWFFLLLAAMTGYSRVYLFQHFVEDAYVGSIVGTVSTLVVYLLMYRWVTQYQKKDRPTV; the protein is encoded by the coding sequence ATGCTTATCCGGCTTATCCGTTCCAATTACCAGTTCTTCCTGCCTTACGCGGTACTGTTGCTGGTGGTCGGTGTACTGCAACTGACGCGTTCACAGGAGCAACTGATGCAATGGGTCAACGTACGGAACACGCTCACTGCCGACGAAATTTTCCCGTACGCTACCTACCTCGGCGATGGCGTCTTCTTTGTTTTCGTCTGCCTGTTGCTGGCAATCAACAACCGGCGAATCGGGGCTATGGCGTTTGCCAGTTTCGCGCTGTCGTCGCTGGTATCGTTATTCCTTAAGCTGGTGGTGTTTCCGCAGTCGGTACGGCCCCTGAAGATGTTTGAGCATTCGACCTACCAATACCACATCATCAAGGGGCTGGATATTCACAGTTACAATAGCTTCCCGTCGGGCCATACGACATCGGCCTTTGCGCTGTTCGGCATGATGGCACTGATTGACGAACGAAAGGGACGGGGCTGGTTTTTTCTGCTCCTGGCGGCTATGACGGGCTACTCGCGGGTGTACCTGTTTCAGCACTTTGTCGAAGATGCCTACGTCGGTTCGATCGTTGGTACAGTCTCAACCCTTGTCGTGTACTTGCTGATGTATCGTTGGGTGACCCAATACCAAAAGAAAGACCGGCCAACGGTATAA
- the mnmD gene encoding tRNA (5-methylaminomethyl-2-thiouridine)(34)-methyltransferase MnmD — protein sequence MSTTIRVAMTADGSHTLVNGDFEKSYHSVYGALQESQRVYIELGLLPAFERFPANPITLFEMGFGSGLNALLTLREAEQHQRPVHYVAIDTDPVPSSETQQLNFDQLLGTHHLDALHEAPWNTVVAITPYFTLEKRQSRLQDFDTDQRFHLVYFDAFSPTSQPELWEADMFGKLAGFLLPGGLLTTYCSKSVVQRAMRTAGLTVEKHSGPHYKRNVLRAVKS from the coding sequence ATGAGTACAACTATTCGGGTGGCTATGACGGCCGACGGATCGCATACGCTGGTGAACGGCGATTTTGAAAAAAGCTACCACTCCGTCTACGGCGCTTTACAGGAATCGCAGCGGGTGTACATTGAACTGGGTTTGCTGCCCGCCTTTGAACGGTTTCCGGCCAATCCGATTACCTTGTTTGAAATGGGTTTTGGGTCGGGGCTGAACGCACTTCTGACGCTCCGTGAAGCGGAGCAGCACCAGCGGCCGGTACATTACGTGGCTATCGATACCGACCCTGTACCGTCCAGCGAAACTCAACAGCTAAACTTCGACCAACTACTGGGTACGCACCATCTCGATGCCCTGCACGAGGCACCCTGGAATACAGTCGTAGCCATAACACCGTATTTTACACTGGAAAAGCGGCAGAGCCGGTTACAGGATTTTGACACCGATCAACGCTTTCACCTTGTTTATTTCGACGCGTTCTCGCCGACCTCCCAGCCCGAACTGTGGGAGGCCGATATGTTCGGAAAACTGGCGGGGTTCTTGTTACCGGGTGGATTACTAACAACGTATTGTTCGAAAAGCGTTGTGCAGCGCGCCATGCGGACGGCTGGCCTGACGGTCGAAAAGCACTCCGGGCCCCACTACAAACGGAACGTGCTGCGGGCGGTCAAAAGTTGA
- a CDS encoding thioredoxin family protein translates to MNRILFFTVALGLFVTCAFRMPVPASKPAVVKNEPRHIKWLTVQQAYALTQKQPRKFVIDVYTDWCGWCKVMDRETFSNPAIVDYVNANYYPVRFNAEQTADVVLGKQTFKYVGGGSRGVHELAAALLKNQMSYPTTVFMDEKFNLIQPIPGYLEPRLFHQIITYFGGDNHQKEPFDQYKAGTYTRTHKTTLAGR, encoded by the coding sequence ATGAATCGTATCCTGTTTTTCACCGTTGCACTGGGGCTATTCGTCACTTGTGCGTTCCGAATGCCTGTGCCAGCCAGCAAACCGGCTGTCGTCAAGAATGAACCAAGGCATATCAAATGGCTGACGGTTCAACAAGCCTACGCACTAACCCAGAAGCAACCCCGCAAATTTGTCATCGACGTATACACCGATTGGTGTGGCTGGTGTAAGGTCATGGACCGGGAAACCTTCTCGAATCCCGCCATCGTCGATTACGTCAACGCCAACTACTATCCGGTCCGCTTCAACGCAGAGCAAACGGCTGACGTTGTGCTGGGCAAGCAAACATTCAAGTATGTCGGTGGAGGGAGCCGGGGTGTCCACGAATTGGCGGCTGCCTTGCTCAAAAATCAGATGAGCTACCCGACTACGGTGTTTATGGATGAAAAATTCAACCTGATTCAGCCGATTCCCGGCTACCTGGAGCCGCGTTTGTTTCACCAGATCATCACCTACTTCGGTGGCGACAACCATCAGAAAGAACCCTTCGATCAGTACAAAGCTGGTACTTACACCCGCACGCATAAAACAACGCTGGCGGGTCGATAA